In the genome of Perca fluviatilis chromosome 4, GENO_Pfluv_1.0, whole genome shotgun sequence, one region contains:
- the nicn1 gene encoding nicolin-1, with product MSGSGDDIQPVSCTIKPPVYLHIGDTKADAARSGVCVVDVTLPFGKPVNIEEITFKNYYTAYVTVRLLRKSLGPEANAKWCTALRDLPLMDNPHTEGGSQDYCSIHRTQMQVEADHVLSVRLILRQPSSAWLTFGLEHIQIFPHTEPDPEKEVSDWLSDLTLVDQHPDLEGLPDPQTVSSSIQQMWALTEVMQTNQTTASIGRFDVDGCYDINLLSLT from the exons ATGAGCGGGAGCGGTGACGACATCCAGCCTGTGAGCTGCACCATCAAACCTCCGGTCTACCTGCACATCGGAGACACCAAAGCAGACGCAGCTCGCTccggtgtttgtgttgtagaCGTCACCCTGCCCTTTGGAAAGCCTGTCAAC attgAGGAAATCACCTTTAAGAACTACTACACGGCGTATGTGACGGTGCGTTTGCTGAGGAAGAGTTTGGGGCCGGAGGCCAACGCTAAGTGGTGCACTGCTCTGAGAGACCTGCCGCTGATGGACAACCCCCACACAGAGGGGGGGTCCCAGGACTACTGCTCCATCCACAGGACACAG atgcagGTGGAGGCGGATCATGTGTTGTCTGTGAGACTGATCCTGAGACAGCCGTCGTCCGCCTGGCTCACCTTCGGCCTCGAACACATCCAAATATTCCCTCACACGGAGCCG GACCCAGAGAAGGaggtttctgattggctgtctgatCTGACGCTGGTCGACCAACACCCTGACCTGGAG GGCCTCCCGGACCCCCAGACGGTTTCATCCAGCATCCAGCAGATGTGGGCTCTGACTGAGGTGATGCAGACCAACCAGACTACAGCCTCCATCGGACGGTTTGAC GTGGATGGATGCTACGACATCAACCTGCTCTCCCTGACGTAA